In a genomic window of Paracoccaceae bacterium:
- a CDS encoding molybdopterin-dependent oxidoreductase: MVDNSTRKTKVTSSHWGAFEVDVEGDLIVATRPFGPDPEPSSISDSIPAAVHHPSRVSRPSIRREWLKNGDRSGRGSDSFVEVPWDEALDIAAREIDRVRTSHGNEAIYGGSYGWASAGRFHHAQSQMHRFLNCVGGYVESFGSYSTGCAQAIMPHVFGKKFLTMGYEHQDGWQTIHAHTQTLVMFGGINAKNAQVSMGGITEHDTGSWLERCLAKGTRCINVGPQRTDAPEGCEWLPLKPASDTALMLALAYVLQSEALQDQAFLDRCTVGFDRFLPYLMGESDGQPKTPDWAAPICGIDPHSIRELARHMAKTRTFITVAWSLQRAEHGEQPYWMSAVLAAMLGQIGLPGGGVGYGFGAIGGVGKSLLRMSGMTFPQRKNPVKQIIPVARMADMLRNPGQLYEFNGQREAYPDIRLIYWAGGNPYHHHQDLNALHEAWQRPETIIVNEPFWTATAKRADIVFPATTPYERQDIGRSNLDDYLFHMPQLIPPVGEARDDYAIFAGLAARLNVEEHFTEGRSADDWIAKLYDEYRDLAADQGISVPDLGQLRTKNWVRLPIQAEGPNKTFFAPFRADPDKSPVPTPSGRIEIFSETIAGFGYDDCPGHPIWLPPSEWLGNAKSDAPLHLLSPQPGDKLHSQLEAALADVPGARPVSLVLHSDDAAQRGITQGDLVRVFNARGACRARALISSEILAGVVALPTGAWYGDPGCNIDPQGNPNVLTLDVGTSRLGQGCSAHTALVEVALL; encoded by the coding sequence ATGGTGGATAATTCGACGCGAAAGACGAAGGTAACATCGAGCCACTGGGGAGCATTCGAGGTCGACGTCGAGGGAGACCTGATTGTTGCAACGCGCCCGTTCGGGCCCGATCCAGAGCCAAGCTCCATCTCCGATAGTATCCCAGCGGCAGTGCATCATCCGTCGCGCGTTTCGCGCCCGTCGATCCGTCGGGAATGGCTGAAAAATGGGGACCGTTCGGGACGAGGCAGCGACAGTTTTGTCGAAGTTCCCTGGGACGAAGCGCTTGATATTGCCGCGCGCGAAATTGATCGCGTGCGCACATCCCATGGAAACGAAGCGATATATGGCGGTTCATACGGATGGGCGTCAGCCGGACGGTTTCATCACGCCCAGAGTCAAATGCACCGCTTTCTCAATTGTGTCGGTGGGTATGTTGAGTCGTTCGGAAGTTACTCCACAGGATGTGCGCAGGCGATCATGCCACATGTTTTCGGCAAGAAATTCCTGACGATGGGCTACGAACATCAAGATGGATGGCAAACGATTCATGCCCATACACAAACGCTTGTCATGTTCGGGGGTATCAACGCCAAGAATGCGCAGGTTAGCATGGGCGGTATCACTGAGCATGACACGGGCAGTTGGCTGGAACGATGTCTCGCCAAAGGCACGCGCTGCATCAATGTCGGCCCGCAGCGAACAGATGCGCCGGAGGGATGCGAGTGGCTCCCGCTCAAACCCGCCTCAGACACAGCATTGATGCTGGCGCTTGCCTATGTCCTTCAATCTGAAGCGTTGCAAGACCAAGCCTTTCTCGACCGCTGCACCGTCGGGTTTGACCGGTTTCTTCCCTATCTTATGGGCGAAAGCGATGGCCAGCCGAAAACGCCGGATTGGGCCGCCCCAATTTGCGGAATAGATCCCCATTCCATTCGCGAACTTGCACGGCATATGGCTAAAACACGTACGTTTATTACTGTAGCATGGTCACTGCAAAGAGCTGAACACGGTGAACAACCCTATTGGATGTCGGCGGTTCTGGCCGCGATGCTTGGTCAAATCGGCCTTCCCGGCGGGGGCGTGGGTTATGGATTTGGGGCAATCGGCGGTGTGGGGAAATCATTGCTACGCATGTCGGGTATGACGTTCCCGCAGCGGAAAAACCCGGTCAAACAGATCATTCCTGTCGCACGTATGGCTGATATGCTGCGCAACCCGGGACAGCTTTATGAGTTCAATGGCCAGCGCGAGGCTTATCCAGACATCAGGTTGATCTACTGGGCTGGTGGCAATCCTTACCATCATCACCAGGATCTGAATGCGCTGCACGAAGCATGGCAGCGCCCGGAAACCATCATCGTGAATGAGCCTTTTTGGACGGCGACGGCTAAACGGGCCGATATCGTTTTTCCTGCAACAACACCCTATGAGCGCCAGGATATTGGTCGTTCCAACCTTGATGATTACCTTTTCCACATGCCGCAACTCATCCCACCGGTTGGCGAGGCACGTGACGATTATGCGATCTTTGCAGGCCTTGCAGCACGCTTGAACGTTGAGGAGCACTTTACCGAGGGCCGCTCGGCAGATGATTGGATCGCCAAGCTTTATGATGAATATCGCGACCTTGCGGCTGACCAGGGAATATCCGTGCCCGATCTGGGGCAATTGCGCACGAAGAACTGGGTACGCCTTCCGATTCAAGCCGAGGGCCCGAACAAGACTTTTTTTGCGCCTTTTCGAGCCGATCCCGACAAGTCACCCGTGCCGACGCCATCAGGTCGGATCGAGATTTTTTCCGAAACCATTGCCGGCTTTGGCTATGACGACTGTCCTGGCCATCCTATTTGGTTGCCCCCGTCTGAATGGTTGGGAAATGCCAAGAGCGACGCACCGCTGCACCTTCTGTCGCCTCAACCCGGAGACAAGCTCCACAGTCAGTTAGAGGCAGCTCTGGCAGACGTTCCGGGCGCCCGACCGGTCTCTCTCGTCCTGCATTCGGATGATGCGGCGCAACGGGGTATCACGCAAGGAGATCTCGTGCGGGTTTTCAATGCTCGGGGCGCTTGCCGGGCCCGGGCGCTGATATCATCAGAAATCCTTGCCGGGGTCGTCGCATTGCCGACCGGAGCATGGTACGGTGACCCAGGTTGCAATATCGATCCGCAAGGCAATCCGAATGTTCTGACGCTTGATGTTGGAACCTCCCGGCTTGGGCAGGGGTGCAGCGCCCACACCGCCCTTGTTGAAGTTGCTCTCTTGTGA